The following proteins are co-located in the Doryrhamphus excisus isolate RoL2022-K1 chromosome 15, RoL_Dexc_1.0, whole genome shotgun sequence genome:
- the LOC131103258 gene encoding 7-methylguanosine phosphate-specific 5'-nucleotidase-like produces MISELSNPSVLMRDPQKVEEILQSMLKAGSNTLQVISDFDMTLTRFAYNGKRCPTCHNILDNSKLISQECKDKLKELLNTYYPIEIDSSRSVDEKLPLMVEWWTKAHELLVQQKIRKDLLAVVVRESDAMLREGYQLFFDHLYEHSIPLLIFSAGIGDILEEVIRQAGVFHSNVKVFSNYMDFDEEGVLKAFKGELIHTYNKREGALLNTGHFQELRARPNVLLLGDSLGDLTMADGVHNIENVLKIGFLNDKVEERKQSYLDSYDVVLVKDETMDVPNAVLLYLTGNK; encoded by the exons atg ATTTCCGAGCTGTCCAATCCCTCGGTGTTGATGAGGGACCCTCAGAAGGTGGAAGAGATCCTCCAGTCCATGCTGAAGGCCGGCTCCAACACTTTGCAG GTTATCTCAGACTTTGACATGACTTTAACAAGATTCGCATACAACGGGAAAAGGTGTCCCACCTGTCATA ATATTCTGGACAACAGCAAACTCATCTCACAAGAATGTAAAGACAAG TTGAAGGAGCTGTTGAACACGTACTACCCCATCGAGATCGACTCCTCCAGATCGGTAGACGAGAAGCTGCCGCTCATGGTGGAGTG GTGGACCAAAGCTCACGAGCTGCTGGTGCAGCAGAAGATCAGGAAGGACCTGCTGGCCGTGGTGGTGAGAGAGTCGGACGCCATGCTCAG GGAAGGCTACCAGCTGTTCTTTGACCATCTCTACGAGCACAGCATTCCTCTGCTCATCTTCTCTGCTGGCATCGGGGACATCCTGGAGGAGGTGATTCGCCAGGCCGGAGTCTTCCACTCCAACGTCAAGGTCTTCTCCAACTACATGGACTTTGACGAGGAG GGAGTGCTGAAGGCCTTCAAGGGCGAGCTGATCCACACCTACAACAAAAGGGAAGGGGCCCTGCTCAACACGGGTCATTTCCAGGAGCTACGTGCCCGACCCAACGTCCTCCTGCTGGGAGACTCCCTGGGCGACCTGACCATGGCGGACGGCGTGCACAACATCGAGAACGTCCTCAAGATTGGATTCCTCAACGACAAG GTGGAGGAGAGGAAGCAGTCGTACTTGGACTCTTACGACGTGGTGTTGGTCAAGGACGAGACCATGGACGTCCCCAACGCCGTCCTGCTCTACCTCACCGGCAACAAGTGA
- the klhl11 gene encoding kelch-like protein 11, translated as MAAAAPNPDDSTRSSSSSSSSSSSGGGGGTGCGVSGSPSSLAADGDAEEAEDFTSSSHCSELSRRQNEQRKQGMFCDVTLAFSSGAAAGAIQTCEYAAHRSVLAAATDYFTPLLGGQFCESLSGRVEMKEWSSEMGLDPETVESVIQYMYTGEIRVSTCNVHEVLELADRFLLVQLKDFCGEFLKKKLSLTNCVAVHSLAHMYTLDQLALRAADMIRRNFYKVIQDEEFYTLPYHLVRNWLSDAEITVDSEEVLFEAVVKWVQKHPEERSGYFEELFRLLRLPQIKPTYLTRVVKNERLVAANEACLRLVSEAVEGHAIRFENLKSADMEFWSSHMASFQPRFGQNMDVIMVVGGVSEGGDYLSECVGYFIYEDRWVNLPHIHNHLDGHAIAATESHVYVAGSMEPGFAKTVERYNPNRNTWEQVSNLTTRKHSFGLTCIKDILYSIGGHGNFSPGFKDVSVYEPEQDKWHNLESAPKILRDVKAVSVEDRYVYVTARTPVDTDKDDGLKTVTTRYDTDSHQWQDVESLPLIDNYCVFQMAVAATNFYHTASCCPKSYGVRDEVARQKISARISDEILESLPPEVTSIEGAAICHFDEDVFIIGGWKNSDDVDKQYRKEAYRYCAERKRWMLLPPMPQPRCRATACHVRIPYRFLYGCQRYPMPQNLARQRDRMQQMQQLHRRTLTLRRQLQSQIEC; from the exons ATGGCAGCTGCGGCGCCCAACCCGGATGACTCCACCCggagtagcagtagcagtagtagcagcagcagcagcggtggAGGTGGCGGGACTGGGTGCGGCGTTAGCGGCTCGCCGAGCTCTCTCGCCGCGGACGGCGACGCGGAAGAGGCCGAGGACTTCACGTCGTCCTCCCATTGCTCGGAGCTCTCGCGGCGGCAGAACGAGCAGAGGAAGCAGGGCATGTTCTGCGACGTGACGCTGGCATTCAGCAGCGGCGCCGCCGCCGGGGCCATCCAGACGTGCGAGTATGCGGCCCACAGGTCTGTGCTGGCGGCGGCCACCGACTACTTCACGCCGCTGCTGGGAGGGCAGTTCTGCGAGTCGCTGTCCGGCCGTGTGGAGATGAAGGAGTGGAGCTCTGAGATGGGGCTCGACCCGGAGACGGTGGAGAGCGTCATCCAGTACATGTACACCGGAGAGATACGAGTCAGCACCTGCAATGTGCATGAAGTTCTGGAGCTGGCGGACAG GTTCCTGCTGGTACAGTTGAAGGATTTCTGCGGTGAGTTCCTGAAGAAGAAGCTGAGCCTCACCAACTGCGTGGCGGTCCACAGCCTGGCCCACATGTACACTCTGGACCAACTGGCTCTGCGCGCTGCCGACATGATCCGCCGCAACTTCTACAAGGTGATCCAGGATGAGGAGTTCTACACGCTGCCCTACCACTTGGTACGCAACTGGCTGTCGGACGCCGAGATCACGGTGGACTCTGAGGAGGTGCTCTTTGAGGCGGTGGTGAAGTGGGTTCAGAAGCACCCGGAGGAGCGCAGCGGCTACTTTGAGGAGCTCTTCCGCCTGCTGAGACTGCCACAGATCAAGCCCACCTACCTGACCAGGGTGGTGAAGAACGAGCGGCTGGTGGCCGCCAACGAGGCCTGCCTGCGCCTGGTCTCGGAGGCAGTGGAAGGCCACGCCATACGATTCGAGAACCTCAAGTCGGCCGATATGGAGTTCTGGTCGTCCCACATGGCGTCCTTTCAGCCCCGCTTTGGCCAGAACATGGATGTGATCATGGTGGTGGGGGGCGTGTCCGAGGGAGGCGACTACCTGAGCGAGTGCGTGGGCTACTTCATCTACGAGGACCGCTGGGTCAACCTGCCGCACATCCACAACCACCTTGACGGCCACGCCATCGCCGCCACAGAGTCCCACGTCTACGTGGCCGGGTCCATGGAACCGGGCTTCGCTAAGACTGTGGAGCGCTACAACCCGAACCGTAACACCTGGGAACAGGTGAGCAACCTGACCACGCGCAAGCACTCCTTCGGCCTCACCTGCATCAAGGACATCTTGTACAGCATTGGTGGCCACGGGAACTTTAGTCCGGGCTTCAAGGACGTTAGCGTCTACGAGCCCGAGCAGGACAAGTGGCACAATCTGGAATCCGCCCCCAAAATCCTGCGAGACGTAAAGGCAGTGAGTGTGGAGGACCGCTATGTCTACGTCACCGCGCGCACGCCCGTCGACACGGACAAAGATGACGGACTGAAGACGGTGACCACCCGCTATGACACGGACAGCCACCAGTGGCAGGATGTGGAATCTCTGCCCCTCATCGATAATTACTGCGTCTTCCAAATGGCCGTGGCCGCCACCAACTTCTACCACACCGCCTCCTGCTGCCCCAAGAGCTACGGCGTGCGGGACGAGGTCGCGCGGCAGAAGATCAGCGCTCGCATCTCCGATGAGATCCTGGAGAGCCTGCCGCCGGAGGTGACCAGCATCGAGGGCGCCGCGATCTGCCACTTCGACGAGGACGTCTTCATCATCGGCGGCTGGAAGAACAGCGACGACGTGGACAAGCAGTACCGCAAGGAGGCGTACCGCTACTGCGCCGAGAGGAAGCGCTGGATGCTGCTGCCGCCCATGCCGCAGCCGCGCTGCCGGGCCACCGCCTGCCACGTGCGCATCCCGTACCGCTTCCTGTACGGCTGCCAGCGCTACCCGATGCCGCAGAACCTGGCACGCCAGCGGGACCGCATGCAGCAGATGCAGCAGCTGCATCGGCGCACGCTTACCCTGCGGCGCCAGCTGCAGTCGCAGATAGAGTGCTGA